One window from the genome of Streptococcus halotolerans encodes:
- the purR gene encoding pur operon repressor: MKLRRSERMVVISNYLINNPYQLTNLNTFASKYEAAKSSISEDIAIIKKAFEESHIGEIETVTGASGGVIFTPSISKDEALTIVEDLCGKLSESDRILPGGYLYLTDLLSTPTILQNVGRIIANAFKGEKIDAVMTVATKGVPLANAVANVLNVPFVIVRRDLKITEGSTVSVNYVSGSSDRIEKMFLSKRSLQPGSRVLIVDDFLKGGGTVTGMMGLLAEFDSELVGVAVFAENAQTEKMDVSYKSLLKVSELDVKHNRVTVETGNIFQ; this comes from the coding sequence ATGAAATTAAGACGAAGTGAACGTATGGTTGTGATTTCAAATTATCTCATTAACAATCCCTACCAATTAACAAATTTAAACACTTTTGCAAGTAAGTATGAAGCGGCTAAGTCCTCTATTTCTGAGGATATTGCTATTATCAAAAAAGCTTTTGAAGAAAGCCATATTGGTGAAATTGAGACAGTCACCGGAGCCAGTGGAGGAGTGATTTTCACACCTAGTATTTCAAAAGACGAAGCACTAACTATTGTTGAAGATCTTTGTGGCAAACTTTCCGAAAGTGATCGTATTTTACCTGGCGGCTATCTTTATCTAACAGATCTTTTGAGTACGCCAACTATTTTACAAAATGTTGGGCGTATTATTGCCAATGCTTTCAAAGGTGAAAAAATTGATGCTGTTATGACAGTTGCAACAAAAGGTGTGCCACTAGCGAATGCAGTTGCTAATGTTCTTAATGTACCATTTGTCATTGTTCGTCGTGATTTGAAAATTACGGAAGGATCAACGGTTTCTGTTAACTATGTTAGTGGGTCATCAGACCGTATTGAGAAGATGTTCTTATCAAAACGTAGCCTACAACCTGGAAGTCGAGTTCTTATTGTGGATGATTTCTTAAAAGGTGGCGGAACGGTGACGGGAATGATGGGACTTTTAGCAGAATTTGACAGTGAATTAGTTGGTGTCGCTGTTTTCGCTGAGAATGCCCAAACAGAAAAAATGGATGTTTCCTATAAATCATTATTAAAAGTTTCTGAGTTAGATGTGAAACATAATCGAGTGACTGTAGAAACTGGAAATATTTTTCAATAG